A stretch of the Panicum virgatum strain AP13 chromosome 9N, P.virgatum_v5, whole genome shotgun sequence genome encodes the following:
- the LOC120688283 gene encoding 40S ribosomal protein SA-like: MAAAAGGGAPRALSQKEQDVQMMLAADVHLGTKNCDFQMERYVFKRRTDGIYIINLGKTWEKLQLAARVIVAIENPQDIIVQSARPYGQRAVLKFAQYTGAHAIAGRHTPGTFTNQLQTSFSEPRLLILTDPRTDHQPIKESALGNIPTIAFCDTDSPMRYVDIGIPANNKGRNSIGCLFWLLARMVLQMRGTILPGHKWEVMVDLFFYRDPEEAKEQEEEAAAAPEFAAITDYPAADQWGGDQWTSDVAAPPVAVVGTGAEWGAAPAPVPTGEGWDQAGAPAPVEGAVPPVAVPAGWDPAAQPAAQGWE, encoded by the exons atggcggcggcggcaggcggaggCGCGCCGCGGGCGCTGTCCCAGAAGGAGCAGGACGTCCAGATGAtgctcgccgccgacgtccaCCTGGGCACCAAGAACTGCGACTTCCAGATGGAGCGCTACGTCTTCAAGCGCCGCACCGACG GCATCTACATCATCAACCTTGGGAAGACATGGGAGAAGCTCCAGCTGGCGGCGAGGGTAATCGTTGCCATCGAGAACCCTCAGGACATCATTGTCCAGTCCGCCCGCCCCTACGGCCAGCGCGCCGTCCTCAAGTTCGCGCAGTACACTGGTGCCCATGCTATTGCTGGGAGGCACACCCCTGGAACCTTCACCAATCAGCTGCAGACGTCCTTCAGTGAGCCCCGACTGCTCATCCTTACCGACCCAAGGACTGACCACCAG CCGATCAAGGAGTCTGCTCTGGGGAACATCCCCACCATTGCCTTCTGTGATACTGACTCTCCCATGCGGTATGTCGATATCGGCATCCCAGCCAACAACAAGGGAAGGAACAGCATTGGATGCCTGTTCTGGCTCTTGGCAAGGATGGTTCTGCAGATGAGGGGCACTATCCTCCCTGGGCACAAGTGGGAAGTCATG GTTGATTTGTTCTTCTACAGAGACCCTGAGGAAgcaaaggagcaggaggaggaagctgctgctgcccctGAGTTTGCCGCTATCACTGATTACCCAGCAGCTGATCAGTGGGGTGGAGACCAGTGGACCTCTGATGTTGCTGCACCGCCTGTTGCTGTTGTTGGCACTGGTGCCGAGTGGGGTGCTGCTCCAG CTCCAGTTCCTACTGGAGAAGGCTGGGATCAAGCTGGGGCTCCTGCACCTGTGGAGGGTGCTGTTCCTCCGGTTGCTGTTCCGGCTGGTTGGGACCCAGCAGCACAACCCGCTGCCCAAGGCTGGGAGTAG
- the LOC120688285 gene encoding phosphoinositide phosphatase SAC2-like isoform X3 gives MVVITRRRKVGTICGHEIYSIGKSEMIAIPSVIVCPNVAYSRDENRYKRLLCSVDLSKDFFFSYSYNIMRSLQKNITEKNTGQVVYETMFVWNEFLTRAVRNHLKNTSWTVALVHGFFKQSKLSVSGKDFWLTLIARRSRHFAGTRFLKRGVNEKGRVANDVETEQIVFEDTSDGIPSHMASVVQHRGSIPLVWFQETSRLNIRPDIILKPDVDYKATRLHFENLALRYGNPIIILNLIKTREKKPRESLLRAEFAKAIHYINKGLTEDKRLKFLHMDLSKLSRRKGTNVLALLNKVASDVLDLTEFLHCEISTSAKSEGAPSGERTVAKPRDDKCSSDQSECVAKLVPLLLQKGVLRTNCIDCLDRTNVAQFAYGLTALGRQLHALGIIESPKIELHAPLADDLMDFYERMGDTLAIQYGGSAAHNKIFCEQRGQWKAATQSQEFLRTLQRYYNNAYTDNDKQDAINVFLGHFQPQQGKPALWKLDSDQHYNIGRQGTLKEEIARSFIKRSLSDGNILLENSLPVSNCNNGEKTGLLPMQQLDDIREPSDSAPDISICEPNPSSSMNYGTVPGGRHSMSEEWQNYLKRLGYPELHSSNFLDLDLLSSSGNSCDEEDEEVFERSSLINSPMDEISVESSTSYSEQGHVDEGRDDTDLSRSSSQLSDTRDYSDRFAHWIANGGMLCY, from the exons ATGGTTGTAATAACCAGGAGAAGGAAAGTTGGCACAATATGCGGCCATGAGATCTATTCCATTGGCAAGAGCGAAATGATCGCAATTCCAAGTGTTATAGTCTGCCCCAACGTGGCTTATTCTAGGGATGAGAACAG ATATAAGCGCCTACTTTGCTCGGTTGATCTTTCGAAGGATTTCTTCTTCAGCTACTCTTACAACATCATGCGCAGCCTTCAGAAGAACATAACCGAGAAGAATACTGGACAGGTTGTTTATGAAACAATGTTTGTATGGAATGAGTTTCTGACACGGGCAGTCCGGAATCATCTCAAGAATACCAGTTGGACTGTTGCCTTAGTCCATGGATTTTTTAAACAG TCGAAGCTCTCAGTATCAGGGAAGGATTTTTGGTTGACACTTATAGCTAGGCGCTCGCGCCATTTTGCTGGAACGAG ATTCTTGAAACGAGGTGTTAATGAAAAGGGCAGGGTCGCCAATGATGTTGAGACTGAACAGATTGTTTTTGAAGACACATCTGATGGAATCCCAAGTCACATGGCTTCTGTTGTACAACATAGAGGATCAATACCTCTTGTCTGGTTTCAGGAAACTTCAAGACTTAATATTAGACCAGATATCATAT TAAAACCCGATGTGGACTACAAGGCGACCCGCCTTCATTTTGAGAACCTTGCACTTAGATATGGGAATCCGATAATCATCTTGAACTTAATAAAG ACCCGCGAGAAGAAGCCTCGTGAATCTTTGCTCCGCGCAGAATTTGCAAAGGCTATTCATTACATTAATAAGGGGCTAACAGAGGACAAACGTCTAAAATTTTTGCACATGGATCTGAGTAAGCTTTCTCGAAG GAAAGGCACCAATGTGCTTGCACTGTTGAACAAGGTGGCATCCGATGTGTTGGATCTAACTGAATTCCTCCACTGCGAAATAAGTACATCAGCAAAATCTGAGGGTGCCCCAAG TGGTGAACGAACCGTTGCCAAACCACGTGATGACAAATGTAGCAGTGATCAAAGCGAATGTGTAGCTAAGTTGGTACCTCTTTTGTTACAGAAGGGTGTCCTCAGGACAAATTGCATAGACTGCTTGGACCGCACAAATGTTGCACAATTTGCATACGGTTTAACTGCTTTAGGGCGTCAACTTCATGCTCTGGGGATTATTGAATCACCTAAAATTGAATTGCATGCTCCTCTGGCTGATGATCTGATGGATTTCTATGAACGGATGGGTGATACATTAGCTATTCAATATGGTGGTTCTGCCGCTCACAACAAG ATCTTCTGTGAGCAAAGAGGCCAGTGGAAGGCAGCAACCCAATCTCAGGAGTTCCTTCGAACCCTGCAGCGGTACTACAATAATGCCTACACTGATAACGACAAGCAGGATGCTATAAACGT ATTCTTAGGGCATTTTCAACCTCAACAAGGGAAACCTGCATTGTGGAAGCTGGACTCAGATCAGCATTACAACATTGGGAGGCAAGGAACTTTAAAAGAAGAGATTGCGAG ATCATTCATAAAGAGGTCGCTATCAGATGGTAATATTCTGTTGGAGAACAGCTTACCTGTATCTAACTGCAACAATGGAGAAAAGACAGGATTGCTCCCTATGCAACAACTGGATGATATTAGAGAGCCTTCTGATTCCGCACCAGATATCTCCATATGTGAACCTAACCCAAGTTCCAG TATGAACTATGGCACTGTGCCTGGAGGAAGGCACTCCATGTCAGAAGAGTGGCAGAATTATTTGAAAAGATTAGGCTACCCTGAGTTACATTCTTCGAATTTTCTTGACCTGGATTTGCTGTCGTCTTCGGGGAATTCCTGCGATGAGGAAGATGAGGAAGTTTTCGAGAG GTCGTCACTAATCAATTCACCTATGGATGAGATCAGTGTTGAATCATCTACGTCATATAGCGAACAAGGACATGTCGATGAG GGAAGGGATGACACGGACCTGTCTCGCTCAAGCAGCCAGCTCTCAGACACTAGGGACTATTCTGATCGCTTTGCGCACTGGATCGCTAATGGAGGCATGCTTTGCTACTAG
- the LOC120688285 gene encoding phosphoinositide phosphatase SAC2-like isoform X2 encodes MEAMTGGKFLQKFRLYETRSKFYLIGRDKSRSHWRVLKIDRLECAELGVEEDPTSYTENECQELLWRIHEGNRLTGGLKFVTKCYGIVGFVKFLGPYYMVVITRRRKVGTICGHEIYSIGKSEMIAIPSVIVCPNVAYSRDENRYKRLLCSVDLSKDFFFSYSYNIMRSLQKNITEKNTGQVVYETMFVWNEFLTRAVRNHLKNTSWTVALVHGFFKQSKLSVSGKDFWLTLIARRSRHFAGTRFLKRGVNEKGRVANDVETEQIVFEDTSDGIPSHMASVVQHRGSIPLVWFQETSRLNIRPDIILKPDVDYKATRLHFENLALRYGNPIIILNLIKTREKKPRESLLRAEFAKAIHYINKGLTEDKRLKFLHMDLSKLSRRKGTNVLALLNKVASDVLDLTEFLHCEISTSAKSEGAPSGERTVAKPRDDKCSSDQSECVAKLVPLLLQKGVLRTNCIDCLDRTNVAQFAYGLTALGRQLHALGIIESPKIELHAPLADDLMDFYERMGDTLAIQYGGSAAHNKIFCEQRGQWKAATQSQEFLRTLQRYYNNAYTDNDKQDAINVFLGHFQPQQGKPALWKLDSDQHYNIGRQGTLKEEIARSFIKRSLSDGNILLENSLPVSNCNNGEKTGLLPMQQLDDIREPSDSAPDISICEPNPSSSMNYGTVPGGRHSMSEEWQNYLKRLGYPELHSSNFLDLDLLSSSGNSCDEEDEEVFERSSLINSPMDEISVESSTSYSEQGHVDEGRDDTDLSRSSSQLSDTRDYSDRFAHWIANGGMLCY; translated from the exons GGAGTGTGCTGAGCTGGGTGTCGAGGAGGATCCAACTAGTTACACAGAGAATGAATGCCAAGAACTGCTCTGGCGGATTCATGAGGGGAATAGGTTGACTGGTGGACTGAAATTCGTCACAAAATGctatggaatagttg GTTTTGTAAAGTTTCTTGGTCCTTATTACATGGTTGTAATAACCAGGAGAAGGAAAGTTGGCACAATATGCGGCCATGAGATCTATTCCATTGGCAAGAGCGAAATGATCGCAATTCCAAGTGTTATAGTCTGCCCCAACGTGGCTTATTCTAGGGATGAGAACAG ATATAAGCGCCTACTTTGCTCGGTTGATCTTTCGAAGGATTTCTTCTTCAGCTACTCTTACAACATCATGCGCAGCCTTCAGAAGAACATAACCGAGAAGAATACTGGACAGGTTGTTTATGAAACAATGTTTGTATGGAATGAGTTTCTGACACGGGCAGTCCGGAATCATCTCAAGAATACCAGTTGGACTGTTGCCTTAGTCCATGGATTTTTTAAACAG TCGAAGCTCTCAGTATCAGGGAAGGATTTTTGGTTGACACTTATAGCTAGGCGCTCGCGCCATTTTGCTGGAACGAG ATTCTTGAAACGAGGTGTTAATGAAAAGGGCAGGGTCGCCAATGATGTTGAGACTGAACAGATTGTTTTTGAAGACACATCTGATGGAATCCCAAGTCACATGGCTTCTGTTGTACAACATAGAGGATCAATACCTCTTGTCTGGTTTCAGGAAACTTCAAGACTTAATATTAGACCAGATATCATAT TAAAACCCGATGTGGACTACAAGGCGACCCGCCTTCATTTTGAGAACCTTGCACTTAGATATGGGAATCCGATAATCATCTTGAACTTAATAAAG ACCCGCGAGAAGAAGCCTCGTGAATCTTTGCTCCGCGCAGAATTTGCAAAGGCTATTCATTACATTAATAAGGGGCTAACAGAGGACAAACGTCTAAAATTTTTGCACATGGATCTGAGTAAGCTTTCTCGAAG GAAAGGCACCAATGTGCTTGCACTGTTGAACAAGGTGGCATCCGATGTGTTGGATCTAACTGAATTCCTCCACTGCGAAATAAGTACATCAGCAAAATCTGAGGGTGCCCCAAG TGGTGAACGAACCGTTGCCAAACCACGTGATGACAAATGTAGCAGTGATCAAAGCGAATGTGTAGCTAAGTTGGTACCTCTTTTGTTACAGAAGGGTGTCCTCAGGACAAATTGCATAGACTGCTTGGACCGCACAAATGTTGCACAATTTGCATACGGTTTAACTGCTTTAGGGCGTCAACTTCATGCTCTGGGGATTATTGAATCACCTAAAATTGAATTGCATGCTCCTCTGGCTGATGATCTGATGGATTTCTATGAACGGATGGGTGATACATTAGCTATTCAATATGGTGGTTCTGCCGCTCACAACAAG ATCTTCTGTGAGCAAAGAGGCCAGTGGAAGGCAGCAACCCAATCTCAGGAGTTCCTTCGAACCCTGCAGCGGTACTACAATAATGCCTACACTGATAACGACAAGCAGGATGCTATAAACGT ATTCTTAGGGCATTTTCAACCTCAACAAGGGAAACCTGCATTGTGGAAGCTGGACTCAGATCAGCATTACAACATTGGGAGGCAAGGAACTTTAAAAGAAGAGATTGCGAG ATCATTCATAAAGAGGTCGCTATCAGATGGTAATATTCTGTTGGAGAACAGCTTACCTGTATCTAACTGCAACAATGGAGAAAAGACAGGATTGCTCCCTATGCAACAACTGGATGATATTAGAGAGCCTTCTGATTCCGCACCAGATATCTCCATATGTGAACCTAACCCAAGTTCCAG TATGAACTATGGCACTGTGCCTGGAGGAAGGCACTCCATGTCAGAAGAGTGGCAGAATTATTTGAAAAGATTAGGCTACCCTGAGTTACATTCTTCGAATTTTCTTGACCTGGATTTGCTGTCGTCTTCGGGGAATTCCTGCGATGAGGAAGATGAGGAAGTTTTCGAGAG GTCGTCACTAATCAATTCACCTATGGATGAGATCAGTGTTGAATCATCTACGTCATATAGCGAACAAGGACATGTCGATGAG GGAAGGGATGACACGGACCTGTCTCGCTCAAGCAGCCAGCTCTCAGACACTAGGGACTATTCTGATCGCTTTGCGCACTGGATCGCTAATGGAGGCATGCTTTGCTACTAG
- the LOC120688285 gene encoding phosphoinositide phosphatase SAC2-like isoform X1, producing the protein MEAMTGGKFLQKFRLYETRSKFYLIGRDKSRSHWRVLKIDRLECAELGVEEDPTSYTENECQELLWRIHEGNRLTGGLKFVTKCYGIVGFVKFLGPYYMVVITRRRKVGTICGHEIYSIGKSEMIAIPSVIVCPNVAYSRDENRYKRLLCSVDLSKDFFFSYSYNIMRSLQKNITEKNTGQVVYETMFVWNEFLTRAVRNHLKNTSWTVALVHGFFKQSKLSVSGKDFWLTLIARRSRHFAGTRFLKRGVNEKGRVANDVETEQIVFEDTSDGIPSHMASVVQHRGSIPLVWFQETSRLNIRPDIILKPDVDYKATRLHFENLALRYGNPIIILNLIKTREKKPRESLLRAEFAKAIHYINKGLTEDKRLKFLHMDLSKLSRRKGTNVLALLNKVASDVLDLTEFLHCEISTSAKSEGAPSGERTVAKPRDDKCSSDQSECVAKLVPLLLQKGVLRTNCIDCLDRTNVAQFAYGLTALGRQLHALGIIESPKIELHAPLADDLMDFYERMGDTLAIQYGGSAAHNKIFCEQRGQWKAATQSQEFLRTLQRYYNNAYTDNDKQDAINVFLGHFQPQQGKPALWKLDSDQHYNIGRQGTLKEEIARSFIKRSLSDGNILLENSLPVSNCNNGEKTGLLPMQQLDDIREPSDSAPDISICEPNPSSSMNYGTVPGGRHSMSEEWQNYLKRLGYPELHSSNFLDLDLLSSSGNSCDEEDEEVFERSSLINSPMDEISVESSTSYSEQGHVDEVSGRDDTDLSRSSSQLSDTRDYSDRFAHWIANGGMLCY; encoded by the exons GGAGTGTGCTGAGCTGGGTGTCGAGGAGGATCCAACTAGTTACACAGAGAATGAATGCCAAGAACTGCTCTGGCGGATTCATGAGGGGAATAGGTTGACTGGTGGACTGAAATTCGTCACAAAATGctatggaatagttg GTTTTGTAAAGTTTCTTGGTCCTTATTACATGGTTGTAATAACCAGGAGAAGGAAAGTTGGCACAATATGCGGCCATGAGATCTATTCCATTGGCAAGAGCGAAATGATCGCAATTCCAAGTGTTATAGTCTGCCCCAACGTGGCTTATTCTAGGGATGAGAACAG ATATAAGCGCCTACTTTGCTCGGTTGATCTTTCGAAGGATTTCTTCTTCAGCTACTCTTACAACATCATGCGCAGCCTTCAGAAGAACATAACCGAGAAGAATACTGGACAGGTTGTTTATGAAACAATGTTTGTATGGAATGAGTTTCTGACACGGGCAGTCCGGAATCATCTCAAGAATACCAGTTGGACTGTTGCCTTAGTCCATGGATTTTTTAAACAG TCGAAGCTCTCAGTATCAGGGAAGGATTTTTGGTTGACACTTATAGCTAGGCGCTCGCGCCATTTTGCTGGAACGAG ATTCTTGAAACGAGGTGTTAATGAAAAGGGCAGGGTCGCCAATGATGTTGAGACTGAACAGATTGTTTTTGAAGACACATCTGATGGAATCCCAAGTCACATGGCTTCTGTTGTACAACATAGAGGATCAATACCTCTTGTCTGGTTTCAGGAAACTTCAAGACTTAATATTAGACCAGATATCATAT TAAAACCCGATGTGGACTACAAGGCGACCCGCCTTCATTTTGAGAACCTTGCACTTAGATATGGGAATCCGATAATCATCTTGAACTTAATAAAG ACCCGCGAGAAGAAGCCTCGTGAATCTTTGCTCCGCGCAGAATTTGCAAAGGCTATTCATTACATTAATAAGGGGCTAACAGAGGACAAACGTCTAAAATTTTTGCACATGGATCTGAGTAAGCTTTCTCGAAG GAAAGGCACCAATGTGCTTGCACTGTTGAACAAGGTGGCATCCGATGTGTTGGATCTAACTGAATTCCTCCACTGCGAAATAAGTACATCAGCAAAATCTGAGGGTGCCCCAAG TGGTGAACGAACCGTTGCCAAACCACGTGATGACAAATGTAGCAGTGATCAAAGCGAATGTGTAGCTAAGTTGGTACCTCTTTTGTTACAGAAGGGTGTCCTCAGGACAAATTGCATAGACTGCTTGGACCGCACAAATGTTGCACAATTTGCATACGGTTTAACTGCTTTAGGGCGTCAACTTCATGCTCTGGGGATTATTGAATCACCTAAAATTGAATTGCATGCTCCTCTGGCTGATGATCTGATGGATTTCTATGAACGGATGGGTGATACATTAGCTATTCAATATGGTGGTTCTGCCGCTCACAACAAG ATCTTCTGTGAGCAAAGAGGCCAGTGGAAGGCAGCAACCCAATCTCAGGAGTTCCTTCGAACCCTGCAGCGGTACTACAATAATGCCTACACTGATAACGACAAGCAGGATGCTATAAACGT ATTCTTAGGGCATTTTCAACCTCAACAAGGGAAACCTGCATTGTGGAAGCTGGACTCAGATCAGCATTACAACATTGGGAGGCAAGGAACTTTAAAAGAAGAGATTGCGAG ATCATTCATAAAGAGGTCGCTATCAGATGGTAATATTCTGTTGGAGAACAGCTTACCTGTATCTAACTGCAACAATGGAGAAAAGACAGGATTGCTCCCTATGCAACAACTGGATGATATTAGAGAGCCTTCTGATTCCGCACCAGATATCTCCATATGTGAACCTAACCCAAGTTCCAG TATGAACTATGGCACTGTGCCTGGAGGAAGGCACTCCATGTCAGAAGAGTGGCAGAATTATTTGAAAAGATTAGGCTACCCTGAGTTACATTCTTCGAATTTTCTTGACCTGGATTTGCTGTCGTCTTCGGGGAATTCCTGCGATGAGGAAGATGAGGAAGTTTTCGAGAG GTCGTCACTAATCAATTCACCTATGGATGAGATCAGTGTTGAATCATCTACGTCATATAGCGAACAAGGACATGTCGATGAGGTTAGC GGAAGGGATGACACGGACCTGTCTCGCTCAAGCAGCCAGCTCTCAGACACTAGGGACTATTCTGATCGCTTTGCGCACTGGATCGCTAATGGAGGCATGCTTTGCTACTAG